One window of the Branchiostoma lanceolatum isolate klBraLanc5 chromosome 3, klBraLanc5.hap2, whole genome shotgun sequence genome contains the following:
- the LOC136429531 gene encoding von Willebrand factor D and EGF domain-containing protein-like yields MDRHLLRTWSSCSAPCGNSGTQTRTASGCGAPGPETRPCNRFCHNGGTLLASSCWCSLDFWGTCCETPVVYGDPCTDYEALDEPNRSTGSLMSAGNVRCDSGLRTQWYRFVSPAGGEIPTNCSLLDPTSCSTIGPVWMKGLWKEVPFQLTDGEVTRQACRIGVGVCEGNCWDIKVKSCVRDGESYYVYLLPPTPGCPEAYCAGTEVPCPAGQSSENYGFTPGCSENFPNITTNPQLTNSSLQSEVVLLCDFDRPPWDNLTIEVNWVAGNEIFHHVSLTKGERQAVLRQNELRLGMGKTITCRVRGRFKSGGAPGETEVSNEFFAGIKILTEIVEVEENGDEKYIQLQPTLPLLCLYPESIIPCEISVQVEFKDVDYAADRQCQGNSVPDAQSSQNCVRDFTKDDWNGILEFPVKATRDLQIDGRSDGLRYLKVGFRPMSFLNSPLWDGYQVDDVDVLTHDQDREGTVCSSTGDPHYRSFDGKRFHVYQPGTFVLYRHQTLPIEVQTRMKMCHAGNVACNCGVSVRSGNEVFILNKCSGSRDTFDWYTGGVIRRGLPLAMRVDYHGAVGDDTRFYIADGGQKYFVYFPTGSWIKIDVRGYYMNVYIYPSTDDFDKTVGLCGTFDGDKENDGRHFGTTATDTIRDGAVISHSAFVNSWKLPEGQTLVEGVLPPAPLPLDERLYCTCKDDPALGQTVVCDSTLAYNCRWEDEKRRAGVRPVPDQQNARKRRSTRCNDEVYDDDMFAFDYDDSLPTAPPPSWPAPNGMSEAEARAYCEDALLNSPAGAVCSSAMEGSSDIEGTVDGCVADIQATGDTSWAEVAVTTMEESCSDILYKNTSFWTNNNNETKNDTTNGTLAAPSFFFDTLSCPGNCSQRGVCEKGKCVCERGFEGPSCSIETDKPPDAFFIPKDGLCDINTRPCERTPVIGQNFLESENLTCFLQSAMVDENGVHVVDGHITVEAEFENFARVVCPLPRSRVRRSTAAGHRTTAEATLVSISNDGVRFSPPVLLITYDAVCQECNATGYCVLKNNSCEIDGTCYAGGDTQIGNWCKQCLPTVNNSAWSVHQDNAPPVFESTGNIIAFINNQLDLTVKAEDPENGPTLRYSLSGASPDPALSLNSDGRLTWTPKQNSTIVVNVMAADECGSSSTDSLTIMARNCPCQHGGSCPPFALDSPDNINCTCNGTEFTGPLCDVDVDECLDNPCGHGVCNNTVGGFHCECEQYYTGPLCDQETPCLSNPCPDNGTCADIPGAIQCTICPDGSPVDSSLCVVIEIPFDPCSSNPCYADVSCDVVDDVYTCGPCPVGMTGDGINCEEIIGCSSQPCYPEVTCTDVPGGHECGDCPHGMMGDGKNCTEQTGVPCSSDTCYPDVTCDVVDDAYTCGPCPAGMTGDGINCEEIIDCSSRPCYPEVTCTDVPGGHECGDCPHGMTGDGKNCTEDTEAPDQQGSSWYEQPAYIALLSVGTVAVAAALIGVAVWSIKAHTSATGKVGDLPLEKRNTSDASKLDHKVLENFAQDVADV; encoded by the exons ATGGATAGGCACCTGCTGCGAAC TTGGAGCTCCTGTAGCGCCCCGTGTGGGAACTCGGGCACGCAGACACGCACAGCTAGCGGCTGTGGAGCACCGGGGCCGGAGACTCGCCCCTGTAATCGGTTCTGTCATAACGGAGGGACGCTCCTGGCTTCATCATGTTGGTGTTCACTCGACTTCTGGGGCACCTGCTGCGAAACCC CTGTTGTGTACGGAGACCCGTGTACCGACTACGAAGCGTTGGACGAGCCCAACAGGAGCACTGGATCCTTGATGAGTGCCGGAAATGTCCGCTGTGACAGCGGGCTGAGGACCCAGTGGTACCGGTTCGTCAGTCCAGCAGGCGGAGAGATTCCCACCAACTGCTCTCTACTCGACCCAACCAGCTGCTCGACCATCGGTCCTGTTTGGATGAAAG GTCTGTGGAAGGAG GTACCCTTCCAACTGACTGATGGGGAAGTAACGAGACAAGCCTGCCGAATTGGAGTCGGTGTGTGTGAAGGAAACTGCTGGGACATCAAAGTGAAGAGCTGCGTCCGAGATGGGGAGTCCTACTATGTCTACCTGCTACCCCCGACACCGGGCTGTCCCGAGGCGTACTGTGCAG GTACCGAAGTGCCTTGCCCAGCTGGACAGAGTTCAGAAAACTACGGTTTCACTCCAGGATGCTCAG AAAACTTCCCCAACATAACAACCAACCCACAGCTGACCAATAGCTCACTGCAGTCCGAAGTTGTGCTGCTGTGTGACTTCGACCGTCCGCCATGGGACAACCTGACCATCGAAGTCAACTGGGTTGCCGGCAATGAGATTTTCCACCATGTCAGTTTGACTAAGGGAGAACGACAGGCTGTTCTGCGTCAGAATGAGCTGAGGCTGGGTATGGGGAAAACA atcACTTGCCGAGTCCGCGGAAGGTTTAAGAGTGGAGGAGCACCTGGGGAGACAGAAGTCAGCAATGAATTCTTTGCTGGAATCAAG ATACTGACTGAGATTGTTGAGGTTGAAGAAAACGGCGATGAAAAGTACATCCAACTTCAACCGACCCTACCTCTACTCTGCCTATACCCTGAGTCAATAATTCCTTGTGAAATATCTGTGCAAGTCGAGTTCAAAGACGTCGACTATGCAGCCGACCGCCAGTGCCAGGGTAACTCAGTACCTGATGCACAATCGAGCCAAAACTGTGTGAGGGATTTCACCAAGGATGATTGGAACGGAATCCTGGAGTTTCCGGTGAAGGCAACTCGCGACCTCCAAATAGACGGCAGAAGCGACGGACTGAGGTATTTAAAAGTCGGGTTCCGTCCCATGTCATTCCTGAACTCACCACTGTGGGATGGCTATCAAGTGGACGATGTTGAT GTACTTACCCATGATCAGGACAGAGAAGGAACTGTCTGCTCATCGACAGGTGATCCGCATTACAGGTCGTTCGACGGAAA GAGGTTCCATGTGTACCAGCCGGGCACTTTCGTTCTCTACAGGCATCAGACTCTTCCTATAGAG GTGCAGACTCGGATGAAGATGTGCCATGCTGGGAACGTTGCCTGTAACTGCGGCGTGAGCGTCAGGTCCGGAAATGAAGTGTTCATCCTCAACAAGTGCAGCGGGAGCAGAGACACGTTCGACTGGTACACAGGCGGTGTGATTCGACGCGGTCTACCATTGGCTATGCGGGTGGACTATCACGGGGCTGTCGGCGACGACACGCGCTTCTACATTGCCGATGGAggacaaaaatatttt GTGTACTTTCCAACTGGTTCATGGATAAAGATCGATGTGCGGGGCTATTACATGAACGTCTACATCTACCCTTCTACTGACGACTTCGACAAAACTGTTGGACTCTGTGGAACGTTTGATGGCGACAAAGAAAACGACGGGCGCCATTTCGGCACGACAGCAACAGACACCATACGTGATGGAGCCGTCATTAGCCACTCGGCATTCGTCAACAGCTGGAA GCTTCCAGAGGGTCAAACGTTAGTTGAAGGAGTACTTCCTCCAGCACCTCTTCCTCTGGATGAACGTCTCTACTGCACGTGTAAGGACGACCCCGCCCTGGGACAGACAGTCGTCTGTGACTCCACCCTCGCCTACAACTGCCGATGGGAGGATGAAAAGAGGCGGGCCGGAGTTCGCCCTGTTCCCGACCAGCAGAACGCACGCAAGCGGCGAAGCACCAGGTGCAACGACGAGGTGTACGACGATGACATGTTCGCGTTTGACTATGACGATTCGCTGCCTACAGCT CCTCCGCCGTCCTGGCCCGCACCAAACGGAATGTCTGAAGCCGAGGCCAGAGCGTACTGTGAGGACGCTCTGCTGAATTCACCTGCAGGTGCAGTGTGTTCATCTGCAATGGAAGGTTCCTCAGACATAGAGGGAACTGTGGATGGGTGTGTGGCGGATATCCAG GCGACAGGTGATACCTCCTGGGCAGAGGTCGCTGTCACCACAATGGAGGAGAGTTGTTCTGACATCCTCTACAAAAACACGTCCTTctggacaaacaacaacaatgagaCGAAGAACGACACGACCAACGGGACCCTCGCAGCCCCGTCCTTTTTCTTCGACACATTGTCATGTCCGGGCAACTGCAGCCAGCGAGGCGTCTGTGAGAAGggcaagtgtgtgtgtgagagggGGTTTGAAGGTCCGTCCTGTTCGATAGAAACAGATAAACCACCAGACGCATTCTTCATCCCGAAGGACGGTCTGTGTGACATCAACACCCGGCCGTGCGAACGGACTCCTGTCATCGGACAGAACTTCTTGGAGTCGGAAAACTTAACGTGTTTCCTACAGTCGGCAATG GTTGACGAGAACGGCGTACACGTTGTTGACGGACACATCACCGTTGAGGCGGAGTTTGAGAACTTTGCCCGGGTGGTCTGCCCTCTCCCGCGGTCCCGTGTAAGGAGGAGTACTGCAGCCGGACACAGGACAACAGCCGAGGCGACACTCGTCTCCATCAGTAACGACGGTGTGCGCTTCAGTCCGCCTGTTCTGCTCATCACGTATGACGCTGTCTGTCAAGAGTGTAACGCAACTGGCTACTGTGTTTTAAAG AACAACTCCTGTGAGATAGACGGAACTTGCTATGCAGGTGGAGACACACAGATCGGTAACTGGTGCAAACAGTGCCTCCCGACAGTTAACAATTCAGCATGGAGCGTACATCAAG ACAACGCTCCACCTGTCTTTGAATCAACCGGCAACATCATCGCCTTCATCAACAACCAACTAGACCTCACAGTCAAAGCAGAGGACCCAGAAAACGGTCCCACTTTACGGTACTCACTGAGCGGCGCCTCCCCCGACCCAGCCTTGTCCCTGAACAGCGACGGTCGGCTGACGTGGACGCCCAAACAAAACTCAACCATCGTCGTCAACGTCATGGCCGCTGACGAGTGTGGTTCAAGTTCTACAGATTCTCTCACAATCATGGCCCGCAACTGTCCGTGTCAACATGGCGGTTCCTGCCCTCCCTTCGCGCTGGACAGCCCCGATAACATCAACTGCACCTGTAACGGTACGGAATTCACAGGTCCGCTGTGTGACGTGGATGTGGACGAGTGTCTGGACAACCCGTGTGGTCATGGAGTCTGTAACAACACCGTCGGCGGGTTCCACTGCGAGTGCGAGCAGTACTACACAG GTCCGCTATGTGACCAGGAGACGCCATGTTTATCCAACCCTTGCCCCGACAACGGGACATGCGCAGACATCCCGGGCGCCATCCAGTGTACCATCTGTCCTGACGGGTCTCCTGTGGACAGCTCCCTGTGTGTCGTCATAGAAA TCCCCTTTGACCCTTGCTCGTCCAACCCCTGCTATGCTGACGTCAGCTGTGACGTAGTTGATGACGTGTACACCTGCGGACCCTGTCCTGTCGGGATGACTGGTGATGGAATCAACTGTGAAGAAATAATTG GCTGTTCGTCCCAGCCGTGCTACCCGGAAGTGACGTGTACAGATGTACCGGGTGGACATGAGTGTGGGGACTGTCCGCATGGTATGATGGGAGACGGGAAGAACTGCACTGAGCAGACTGGAG TTCCATGCTCGTCCGACACCTGCTACCCTGACGTCACCTGTGACGTAGTTGATGACGCGTACACCTGCGGACCCTGTCCTGCCGGAATGACAGGTGATGGAATCAACTGTGAAGAAATAATTG ACTGTTCGTCCCGGCCGTGCTACCCGGAAGTGACGTGTACAGACGTACCAGGTGGACATGAGTGTGGGGACTGTCCGCATGGCATGACGGGAGACGGGAAGAACTGTACTGAGGACactgaag CTCCAGACCAACAAGGGTCCAGCTGGTACGAACAGCCCGCATACATCGCGCTGCTGTCTGTTGGAACAGTTGCCGTGGCTGCCGCACTGATCGGAGTCGCTGTGTGGAGCATCAAAGCACACACCTCTGCCACGGGCAAAGTGGGAGATCTGCCTTTGGAGAAAAGGAATACGAGTGATGCTTCAAAACTAGATCACAAAGTATTGGAAAACTTTGCCCAAGATGTAGCAGATGTTTAA